A genomic region of Barnesiella viscericola DSM 18177 contains the following coding sequences:
- a CDS encoding glycoside hydrolase family 43 protein — MKKSRFVLGLFLLGIAPIWAQNHIVEIADPTITCFEGTYYLYGTEKSPQQGFPALASTDLQTWHPVGCMEGYALKKGGDTYGDKGFWAPQVLYRNGRYYMVYTANEHIAIAESNAPQGPFVQKNVQSIDADTRQIDPYLFVDTDGKMYLYHVRLFKGNTIWVAEFKEDMSGIKEETLKQCVTATEHWEDTQSYPSAPVIEGPTVIKRGKYYYLFYSANHFMSPDYAVGYAYSESPYGPWRKAGNNPIINKYDVGINGPGHGDLFVDKDNNYKYVFHSHADNTKVNNRRTWTVDVLFSTCDGNGPEIITIDSHSLVPLYLSDEKQ; from the coding sequence ATGAAGAAATCCAGATTCGTGCTTGGACTATTCCTGTTGGGAATAGCTCCTATATGGGCACAAAATCATATCGTGGAGATTGCCGATCCCACTATAACCTGTTTTGAGGGTACCTACTATTTGTATGGAACGGAAAAGAGTCCGCAGCAGGGTTTTCCTGCACTGGCATCGACCGATTTGCAGACTTGGCATCCTGTCGGTTGCATGGAGGGTTATGCCTTGAAGAAAGGGGGCGACACCTATGGGGATAAAGGATTTTGGGCTCCACAGGTTTTGTACAGAAATGGACGGTATTATATGGTTTACACCGCCAACGAACACATTGCCATTGCCGAGAGTAATGCGCCTCAGGGACCCTTTGTACAGAAAAACGTGCAGTCGATCGATGCGGATACGAGACAGATTGACCCCTATCTGTTTGTCGATACTGACGGGAAGATGTATCTGTATCATGTGAGACTGTTCAAAGGAAACACGATTTGGGTTGCCGAATTTAAAGAGGATATGAGTGGCATCAAAGAAGAGACCTTGAAACAGTGTGTGACAGCAACCGAACATTGGGAAGATACGCAGAGTTACCCGTCGGCTCCTGTCATAGAGGGGCCCACGGTGATAAAAAGAGGGAAATATTATTACCTGTTTTATTCGGCCAATCATTTCATGAGCCCCGACTATGCTGTTGGATATGCTTACTCGGAGAGTCCCTATGGGCCCTGGCGTAAGGCGGGGAATAATCCCATTATCAATAAGTACGATGTGGGCATCAATGGTCCCGGACATGGCGATTTGTTTGTGGATAAGGACAATAACTATAAGTATGTATTTCATTCTCATGCCGATAATACGAAGGTCAATAACCGGCGGACTTGGACGGTTGATGTGTTGTTCTCGACGTGTGACGGGAATGGCCCTGAGATTATAACGATTGACTCACACTCGCTGGTACCGTTGTATCTTTCTGACGAGAAACAGTGA
- a CDS encoding RagB/SusD family nutrient uptake outer membrane protein, with protein MELQGEYDGNNFYNTTYQLQVGLDAVYDILQTNNYNNCEWIFGEACGDDVVGNDESTTNLISELVNFQFNTSNTWIRDRYTINYKGINRANQVISGARRVQLATQEIEQYTKVREILGQAKFLRALFYFNLVKTFGGVPIRPEQEDVDALTIPRSTKEEVYAYIEKDLREAAIMLRSKFVSKEAGKAGCGACVALLMKVLAYQATPGMESEKWNEITKLGAYFIEGATLTYGDMLHFENYEESWDELRARLWFKDKALLASNEPYETPETTMPSLANEYSLETTDSYGNTLGYADLYYEKGEFCTRSIFEVVFKESANGLKDDQNEGTEIFNDIFFNRMFASKSFKDEIAGDPRKGVFIQEHGEVAFDGVRIEVPPGKTACMKWYTPSAETPSDVNDSGKNRRVLIYSEVVLFYAEALNEMGQREKSLEQLNSVKRVANKITNVSTLYKAGTYIELRDQIWKERRIELCHLWDRFFDIVRQGRAAQVLHDFATETTHNRGKNFIEGVNEIFPIPQNEVDITNGVVTQNPGY; from the coding sequence ATGGAATTGCAGGGAGAATACGACGGGAACAATTTCTATAATACCACGTACCAGTTACAAGTGGGTCTAGATGCGGTTTATGATATATTGCAGACCAATAACTATAATAATTGCGAGTGGATTTTTGGCGAAGCCTGCGGTGACGATGTGGTAGGTAATGATGAGAGTACGACCAACCTTATTTCGGAGCTTGTCAATTTCCAGTTCAATACCTCGAATACCTGGATAAGAGACAGGTATACAATTAATTACAAAGGTATTAATCGGGCCAATCAAGTGATTTCCGGAGCCCGGCGAGTACAGTTGGCTACCCAGGAGATTGAGCAGTATACGAAAGTCAGAGAGATTTTGGGACAGGCCAAGTTCTTACGGGCCTTGTTCTATTTCAATCTGGTGAAGACTTTTGGTGGAGTACCTATCCGGCCGGAACAGGAAGATGTCGATGCCTTGACCATTCCGCGTTCTACGAAAGAAGAGGTGTATGCCTATATCGAGAAAGATTTGAGAGAGGCCGCCATCATGTTGAGAAGCAAGTTTGTCTCAAAAGAGGCCGGCAAAGCCGGGTGTGGAGCTTGCGTAGCCTTGTTGATGAAAGTGTTGGCCTATCAGGCAACTCCCGGTATGGAGTCGGAGAAGTGGAATGAAATCACCAAGTTGGGAGCCTATTTCATCGAAGGGGCCACGTTGACTTACGGCGATATGCTCCATTTCGAAAATTATGAAGAGTCGTGGGACGAACTCAGAGCGAGATTATGGTTCAAGGATAAGGCGCTATTGGCCTCCAATGAGCCGTATGAAACTCCCGAGACGACCATGCCCTCGTTGGCCAACGAGTATTCGTTGGAGACGACAGACAGCTATGGCAATACGTTGGGATATGCCGACTTGTATTATGAGAAAGGCGAGTTTTGCACCCGGTCTATTTTTGAAGTCGTGTTCAAAGAGTCGGCCAATGGATTGAAAGATGACCAGAACGAGGGTACCGAAATTTTCAACGATATATTCTTTAATCGAATGTTTGCTTCGAAGTCATTTAAAGACGAGATTGCCGGTGATCCCAGAAAGGGAGTATTCATACAAGAGCATGGCGAGGTGGCTTTTGACGGTGTGCGTATTGAGGTACCGCCTGGAAAAACGGCCTGCATGAAGTGGTACACGCCGAGCGCCGAAACTCCGTCCGATGTAAATGACAGCGGGAAGAACCGTCGGGTTCTTATCTACTCGGAAGTTGTATTGTTCTATGCCGAAGCCCTCAATGAAATGGGACAACGGGAAAAATCGTTGGAACAGTTGAACTCGGTGAAGCGGGTTGCCAACAAGATAACCAATGTTTCTACGCTCTACAAGGCCGGTACCTATATCGAGTTGCGCGACCAAATATGGAAAGAACGTCGTATCGAACTCTGTCATTTGTGGGATAGATTTTTTGATATTGTAAGACAGGGCCGGGCGGCGCAAGTGCTTCACGATTTTGCCACAGAGACGACGCATAACCGGGGAAAGAACTTTATAGAGGGAGTGAATGAGATATTCCCGATACCTCAGAATGAGGTCGATATAACCAATGGCGTTGTGACTCAGAATCCAGGTTATTAA
- a CDS encoding sulfatase-like hydrolase/transferase, with protein sequence MKSKLLLLPSLFLLGCTEQKPATPNVIVILADDLGFGDVSAYGSKTIHTPNIDKLAREGVCFTNGYATSATSTPSRYALMTGMYPWKNSEAKILPGDAPLIIDEQTFTLPEMMRQAGYKTAAIGKWHLGMGRGQVDWNKPVVPGANQIGFDYSCLIAATNDRVPTVYVEDGLVVGLDPADPIYVDYEHNFEGEPTALSNPELLKMKWSHGHNNSIVNGIPRIGYMKGGEKARWVDENMADYFLGKVKRFVTENKDRPFFLYYGLHQPHVPRAPHQRFVGTTGLGARGDAIAEADWCVGELVACLDSLNLLENTLIVFSSDNGPVVDDGYWDGSVENLKDHKPAGGLRGGKYSLYDGGTHIPLFVYWKGRIQPCQSDAIVSQLDFLASFADLVDSRVNIDSLNLDSRNVLPALLGESSDGRDYIILEAQGKMAIRKGDWIMIPPYAGPERNETGNELGNLEDFGLYHVKNDPAQKTNVAKEYPDVLNELKDLFYRTTQGYYKSYVEEVPLK encoded by the coding sequence ATGAAATCAAAACTGTTATTATTACCCTCTTTGTTTCTGTTGGGTTGTACGGAGCAGAAACCGGCAACTCCCAATGTCATCGTGATTTTGGCCGATGATTTGGGTTTTGGCGATGTGAGTGCCTACGGTTCGAAAACCATACACACCCCCAATATCGATAAGTTGGCCCGGGAAGGGGTTTGCTTTACCAATGGATATGCCACGTCGGCCACATCGACCCCCAGTCGGTACGCCCTGATGACCGGCATGTATCCCTGGAAAAACAGTGAGGCGAAAATTTTGCCGGGCGATGCTCCCTTGATAATCGATGAACAGACCTTTACCTTGCCCGAGATGATGCGGCAGGCCGGCTATAAGACGGCTGCCATAGGGAAATGGCATCTGGGTATGGGCCGTGGCCAGGTCGATTGGAATAAGCCGGTCGTTCCGGGAGCCAATCAAATAGGATTTGACTATTCCTGCCTGATTGCGGCAACGAACGATAGGGTCCCGACCGTTTATGTTGAAGATGGTCTGGTGGTAGGCTTGGATCCCGCCGACCCTATTTATGTGGATTATGAGCATAATTTCGAGGGTGAACCTACGGCCTTGTCGAATCCCGAATTGCTGAAAATGAAATGGAGCCATGGGCATAACAATTCGATTGTAAACGGAATCCCCCGTATTGGTTATATGAAGGGCGGTGAGAAGGCTCGATGGGTCGACGAGAATATGGCCGATTATTTTCTGGGTAAAGTGAAGCGTTTTGTGACGGAGAATAAGGACCGCCCCTTTTTCCTGTATTACGGGTTGCATCAACCTCATGTGCCCAGGGCACCGCATCAACGATTTGTAGGGACTACCGGCCTCGGTGCCCGTGGCGATGCAATAGCCGAGGCCGACTGGTGTGTCGGTGAGTTGGTTGCTTGTCTCGACAGTTTGAATCTCTTGGAGAATACGTTGATTGTTTTTTCAAGCGATAACGGTCCGGTTGTAGATGATGGATATTGGGACGGCTCGGTAGAGAATCTGAAAGATCATAAACCGGCAGGAGGTTTGCGGGGAGGCAAGTACAGTTTGTATGACGGAGGAACTCACATTCCGCTTTTTGTATATTGGAAGGGGCGGATACAGCCATGTCAATCCGATGCGATTGTGTCTCAACTGGATTTTCTCGCTTCATTTGCCGATTTGGTCGATAGCCGGGTAAATATCGACTCGTTGAATCTGGACAGCAGGAATGTGTTGCCGGCCCTATTGGGGGAAAGTAGTGACGGGCGCGACTATATCATACTCGAAGCACAGGGAAAGATGGCTATCAGAAAAGGCGACTGGATTATGATTCCGCCGTATGCCGGGCCCGAACGGAATGAGACGGGAAATGAATTGGGTAATTTGGAGGATTTCGGGTTGTATCACGTGAAAAACGATCCGGCTCAAAAGACAAATGTGGCCAAGGAGTATCCCGATGTGTTGAACGAATTGAAAGATTTGTTTTACCGTACGACCCAAGGTTATTACAAGTCTTACGTGGAAGAGGTGCCTCTGAAATAA
- a CDS encoding carbohydrate binding domain-containing protein, whose amino-acid sequence MMLLSLLACGALTAQTTVSQLNLQADLNAARKVRPVEYGFHYEEIGMIGEGGLYAEMVRNRGLEEATPPKGMAVMNEQYVGVVNPTGPNKKVFHVSPVIGWVTTPCAYSPIEISRTKKNPLNEKNPHSLRVFVHKNLSEFPGAAVVNQGFFGMNIEKGERYKLSFYAVASTYKGELKISLADRDARSISPTVVVDNLSKDWKKYEFELTATADDDRGCLRIEPSGQGIFQLDIVSMFPGNTWDNGKSVFRKDIVQNLVDYAPDFLRFPGGCIVHGINEETMYHWKETIGDIARRPGAWSKWAPFFRSDGLGYHEFYELCEYIGADAMYVTPTGMVCTEFLHRDKNRNFEHLDTDIDYYVQDALDAIEYAIGDTATRWGAERARNGHPEPFPLKYVEIGNEDFGPEYYKRYKKIYDAIKAKYPRLILISSSIIFKEENDKRKYIKDYLSPQDIEVYDEHYYQTPEWVAENYYKFDEYDRTGPDIFIGELGIGGQYPRSVLAEGVFKMALERNGDMNPLMADRPLMRNWDFVRDSKICPLFLHTTSKSVKTFNYFLCKMLRDNTIGVSYRAVVSDGARESDEVYATLGKDEATHEYVLKVINMSGKPYAMNIQIDGLKGKKKCRMTTLMTDTRTRQTPDREGVIAPRESDVTLSFPSQVAVEPYSFTVYRFK is encoded by the coding sequence ATGATGTTATTGAGCCTTTTGGCGTGTGGCGCATTGACGGCTCAGACAACGGTGTCTCAACTGAATTTGCAGGCCGATTTGAATGCGGCCAGGAAAGTGCGTCCGGTTGAGTATGGGTTTCATTATGAGGAAATCGGTATGATAGGAGAGGGCGGACTATATGCCGAGATGGTAAGGAACAGAGGACTTGAAGAGGCCACACCTCCCAAGGGTATGGCTGTGATGAACGAACAATACGTAGGGGTTGTCAATCCTACCGGACCTAATAAGAAGGTGTTTCACGTGTCGCCCGTTATCGGTTGGGTAACAACGCCTTGCGCATATAGCCCGATTGAGATTAGTCGGACAAAGAAGAATCCGCTGAATGAAAAGAATCCACATTCTCTGAGGGTCTTCGTGCATAAAAACCTGTCCGAATTCCCTGGTGCGGCAGTTGTGAATCAGGGATTCTTCGGCATGAATATAGAGAAAGGTGAACGGTATAAATTGTCGTTTTATGCCGTTGCTTCTACCTACAAAGGTGAGTTGAAGATTTCGCTGGCCGACAGAGATGCCCGCAGCATCTCGCCGACGGTAGTAGTGGATAATCTGTCAAAGGATTGGAAAAAATATGAGTTTGAACTTACGGCAACAGCCGATGACGACCGGGGTTGCTTGCGCATAGAGCCGTCGGGACAGGGGATATTCCAACTGGATATAGTCTCGATGTTCCCGGGAAATACCTGGGATAACGGGAAATCGGTTTTCCGGAAGGATATTGTACAGAATCTTGTCGACTATGCTCCCGATTTCCTCCGGTTCCCGGGAGGGTGTATTGTGCATGGGATTAATGAGGAGACGATGTATCACTGGAAAGAGACAATAGGTGATATAGCCCGGCGTCCCGGAGCATGGAGCAAGTGGGCACCTTTTTTCAGAAGCGATGGCCTGGGCTATCATGAGTTTTATGAACTGTGCGAATACATAGGGGCCGATGCCATGTATGTAACGCCTACGGGAATGGTCTGTACCGAGTTTCTGCACCGGGATAAGAACCGGAATTTCGAACATCTGGATACCGATATAGACTATTATGTGCAAGATGCCTTGGACGCTATCGAGTATGCGATTGGCGATACCGCTACCCGTTGGGGCGCGGAACGGGCGCGAAACGGACACCCCGAGCCGTTCCCGTTGAAGTATGTGGAGATAGGGAATGAAGATTTCGGTCCCGAATATTACAAACGGTATAAAAAGATTTATGATGCGATTAAAGCCAAGTATCCCCGGTTGATACTGATATCGAGCAGTATCATATTCAAGGAGGAGAACGATAAGCGCAAATATATAAAGGATTATCTTTCGCCCCAGGATATTGAGGTTTACGACGAGCATTACTATCAAACCCCCGAGTGGGTGGCTGAGAACTATTATAAGTTTGATGAGTATGACCGAACGGGGCCCGATATATTCATCGGTGAGTTGGGGATTGGAGGCCAGTATCCCAGGTCTGTTTTGGCCGAAGGTGTCTTCAAGATGGCCTTGGAGCGGAATGGCGATATGAACCCGTTGATGGCCGACAGGCCGCTGATGCGTAACTGGGATTTTGTCCGGGACAGCAAGATATGTCCGTTGTTCTTGCACACGACCTCCAAGAGTGTAAAGACCTTTAACTATTTCCTGTGTAAGATGTTGCGCGATAATACGATTGGGGTTTCCTATCGGGCCGTGGTCAGCGACGGGGCTCGCGAGTCGGACGAGGTATATGCGACTTTGGGAAAAGATGAGGCTACACACGAGTATGTGTTGAAGGTAATCAACATGTCGGGCAAGCCTTATGCGATGAATATTCAAATAGATGGATTGAAAGGGAAGAAGAAATGTCGTATGACTACATTGATGACAGATACCCGGACCCGTCAAACTCCCGATAGGGAGGGGGTAATAGCCCCCCGAGAATCGGACGTGACTCTTTCGTTCCCGTCGCAAGTTGCCGTAGAGCCCTATTCCTTCACCGTGTACCGGTTTAAGTAA
- a CDS encoding sugar-binding protein: protein MRSFVNQGVYARVKLLSNREMALVYNTGDILYIRKKSVSDKSWGNPIQVSVDNTGKYNYTNAELSELSDGRLIYVWNARPKEEGEYPYKIMMKFSDDCGDTWYGEQDIYVAGVTKREGCWEPVCLEMPSGELQVYFANEYGVADNNQNITLLRSIDQGKTWGDETVVCFRDRYRDGMPVPVLLQEQGGIAVAIEDNGIDGTFKPAIIYSTLENNWADGPVGGSSENRWEALRSDCKLSANIYAGAPYLIQLENGETVLSVQSGEGRDEPNTQNSALMQVYVGDKECRNFARKSTPFQFSDSQVSVLWNSLCAVDSTTLLAVSSISGLSSQNGIWTATGRLFNSMEIENCEGRAERYGNFSPLYLGAEGYAHLQVKSAWDNSNLYLLFDVFDPVQTLAEEGEPMWQSDGVEVYIDPLNKNTGTIASGMFKLLCDYSGQSVYHKSVAGVWQEEENDIVCKSSLTQTGYTLEMIIPWSNLGGRPETDFGIHIKLHNNDNNKKFVHENLSGGNGDKPNTWLPCVLKGQPTSMISFVKQNSPVCIWVASGAGGERAIQYEINGPVNSPRLYIYAMDGRLYSSHSLESASGTLPLSVPDEIVLLKLVDNNKVLDSQKILLK from the coding sequence ATGAGGTCGTTTGTGAATCAAGGGGTCTATGCCCGGGTAAAACTGCTCTCCAATCGGGAGATGGCGCTGGTCTATAATACGGGCGATATCCTGTATATACGGAAAAAGAGTGTCTCGGATAAAAGCTGGGGCAACCCCATACAGGTGTCGGTCGATAACACCGGGAAGTATAATTATACCAATGCCGAATTGAGCGAACTCTCGGACGGGAGATTGATTTATGTGTGGAATGCCCGACCCAAAGAGGAAGGAGAATATCCCTATAAAATCATGATGAAGTTCTCGGACGATTGCGGTGATACCTGGTATGGTGAGCAGGACATTTATGTGGCCGGGGTCACCAAACGCGAGGGCTGTTGGGAACCGGTCTGTCTGGAAATGCCTTCGGGGGAACTGCAAGTGTATTTTGCCAATGAGTATGGTGTAGCCGATAACAATCAGAATATAACCCTGCTGCGCTCTATTGACCAAGGAAAAACGTGGGGCGATGAAACGGTTGTCTGTTTTCGCGACCGATATAGAGATGGAATGCCTGTCCCGGTCTTGTTGCAGGAGCAGGGTGGAATCGCCGTGGCAATCGAGGATAACGGGATTGACGGGACGTTTAAGCCGGCAATCATCTATTCCACGTTGGAGAATAACTGGGCCGACGGTCCGGTTGGCGGCAGTAGCGAAAATCGTTGGGAGGCGTTGCGTTCGGACTGTAAGTTGAGTGCGAACATTTATGCGGGGGCTCCCTATCTGATTCAGTTGGAGAACGGCGAGACGGTATTGTCGGTGCAGTCGGGTGAGGGAAGAGACGAGCCCAATACACAAAATAGTGCTTTGATGCAGGTGTATGTAGGCGATAAGGAGTGCAGAAACTTCGCTCGCAAGTCGACCCCCTTCCAGTTTTCCGATTCACAAGTTTCGGTATTGTGGAACTCGCTGTGCGCCGTCGACAGCACGACTCTATTGGCCGTATCGTCAATAAGCGGACTGAGTTCTCAGAATGGTATTTGGACTGCTACCGGTCGATTGTTCAACTCTATGGAAATAGAAAACTGTGAGGGCCGGGCCGAACGATACGGCAATTTCTCCCCCTTGTATCTGGGAGCTGAGGGATATGCCCATCTACAAGTGAAATCGGCCTGGGACAATAGCAATCTATACCTGCTTTTCGATGTGTTTGACCCGGTTCAAACCTTGGCCGAAGAGGGAGAGCCCATGTGGCAGAGCGACGGAGTTGAGGTGTATATCGACCCGCTCAACAAAAACACCGGAACAATCGCGTCGGGTATGTTTAAGCTGCTGTGTGATTATAGCGGACAGTCGGTATATCACAAGTCGGTGGCAGGAGTGTGGCAGGAAGAGGAAAATGATATCGTTTGCAAATCGTCGCTTACACAGACGGGTTATACTTTGGAAATGATTATTCCATGGAGCAACCTCGGTGGTCGCCCTGAAACCGATTTCGGGATACATATAAAACTTCACAACAATGATAACAACAAGAAGTTTGTGCATGAGAACCTGTCGGGAGGCAATGGCGATAAGCCCAATACCTGGTTACCCTGTGTATTGAAAGGGCAACCGACGAGCATGATATCTTTTGTGAAGCAGAATAGCCCGGTGTGTATATGGGTGGCTTCTGGGGCAGGCGGCGAACGAGCAATCCAATATGAGATAAACGGGCCGGTAAACTCTCCCAGGCTTTATATATATGCCATGGACGGGAGGCTGTATTCGTCGCATTCGTTGGAGTCGGCATCGGGAACGCTTCCGCTGTCAGTCCCGGACGAAATTGTTCTGTTGAAATTGGTCGATAACAATAAAGTGCTGGATAGTCAAAAAATTTTATTAAAGTAG
- a CDS encoding valine--tRNA ligase, which produces MNELATKYNPADVEEKWYAYWLKNGLFKSKPDGREPYTVVIPPPNVTGILHMGHMLNNTIQDILVRRARMEGKNACWVPGTDHASIATEAKVVNKLAAQGIKKSDLTREEFLKYAWEWKEEHGGIILKQLQKLGASCDWDRTAFTMDEVRSKSVLKVFVDLYNKGLIYRGVRMVNWDPKALTALSDEEVIYKEEHSKLYYLRYYIEGEDKYIVVATTRPETILGDTAVCVNPNDPRYTFLKGKKVIVPLVNRVIPIIMDDYVDIEFGTGCLKVTPAHDVNDYMLGEKYNLPTIDIFNDNGTISEAGGLYIGMDRFDVRKQIAKDLQAANLLEKVEDYDNKVGYSERTNVVIEPKLSMQWFVKMGKLAEPALKAVMNDDIKFHPDKFKNTYRYWMENIKDWCISRQLWWGHRIPAYYLPQGGFVVAETPEEALTLARKKSGDNSLQLSDLRQDEDCLDTWFSSWLWPISLFDGINHPGNEEIKYYYPTSDLVTGPDIIFFWVARMIMAGYEYTGEKPFKNVYFTGIVRDKIGRKMSKSLGNSPDALELIKTYGADGVRMGLMLAAPAGNDILYDDALCEQGRNFNNKIWNAFRLVKGWTVDEKLEQPQTAQIAVKWFDAQLSRTLAEVKDLFGKYRLSEALMAIYRLFWDEFSSWYLEMIKPGYQQPIDRATYEATLTYFDALLRMLHPFMPFITEELWQHLYERKEGESIMYARMPEAHPVDDEIINRFETTKQIVAGVRTVRLQKGIVNKEPLTLQIIGAHDHTNDCVLTKMTNLSSIETIDEKDPAAASFRVHATEYAIPLGNNIDVEAELKKLEGELKYAQGFLKTVMGKLNNERFVQNAPEAVVAMERKKKADAEEKIKSIEESIAALKK; this is translated from the coding sequence ATGAACGAACTTGCCACAAAGTACAATCCCGCCGACGTGGAGGAAAAATGGTATGCCTATTGGTTGAAAAACGGGCTTTTCAAGTCGAAGCCCGACGGTCGTGAACCCTACACCGTAGTCATTCCGCCCCCCAACGTCACCGGTATTCTGCACATGGGGCACATGCTCAACAACACGATACAGGACATTCTCGTCCGCCGCGCCCGCATGGAGGGCAAAAATGCCTGCTGGGTACCCGGTACCGACCACGCCTCGATTGCTACCGAAGCCAAGGTGGTGAACAAACTGGCTGCCCAGGGCATCAAGAAGAGCGACCTCACCCGCGAGGAGTTCCTCAAATATGCCTGGGAGTGGAAAGAAGAGCATGGCGGCATCATCTTGAAACAGCTACAAAAGCTGGGTGCCTCGTGCGACTGGGACCGCACCGCCTTCACCATGGACGAGGTGCGCTCCAAGAGTGTGCTGAAAGTGTTTGTCGACCTCTACAACAAAGGTCTCATCTACCGCGGCGTGCGCATGGTCAACTGGGACCCCAAGGCGCTCACCGCCCTCTCTGACGAAGAGGTAATCTACAAGGAGGAGCACAGCAAACTCTACTACCTGCGCTACTACATCGAAGGGGAGGACAAATACATCGTCGTAGCCACAACCCGCCCCGAAACCATCTTGGGCGATACGGCCGTGTGCGTCAACCCCAACGACCCCCGTTACACCTTCCTCAAAGGGAAGAAGGTAATCGTACCGCTGGTCAACCGCGTCATACCCATCATTATGGACGACTACGTCGACATCGAGTTCGGTACCGGCTGTTTGAAAGTAACCCCGGCACACGATGTAAACGACTACATGCTGGGCGAGAAATACAACCTGCCTACCATCGACATCTTCAACGACAACGGAACCATCAGCGAGGCCGGCGGCCTCTATATCGGCATGGACCGTTTCGACGTGCGCAAGCAGATTGCCAAAGACCTGCAAGCCGCCAACCTGCTCGAAAAGGTGGAGGATTATGACAACAAAGTGGGCTACTCGGAGCGTACCAACGTGGTAATCGAGCCCAAACTCTCGATGCAGTGGTTTGTCAAGATGGGTAAACTGGCCGAACCGGCCCTCAAAGCCGTCATGAACGACGACATCAAGTTCCACCCCGACAAGTTCAAGAACACCTACCGCTACTGGATGGAAAACATCAAGGACTGGTGCATCTCGCGTCAGTTGTGGTGGGGACACCGCATACCGGCCTACTACCTGCCGCAAGGCGGATTCGTGGTGGCCGAGACGCCCGAAGAGGCTCTCACGCTGGCCCGCAAAAAGAGCGGCGACAACTCGCTGCAACTGAGCGACCTCCGTCAAGACGAAGATTGCCTCGACACCTGGTTCTCGTCGTGGCTGTGGCCCATCTCGCTCTTCGACGGCATCAACCACCCCGGCAACGAAGAGATAAAATACTACTACCCCACGAGCGACCTCGTAACAGGTCCCGACATCATCTTCTTCTGGGTAGCCCGCATGATTATGGCCGGCTATGAATACACCGGCGAGAAACCCTTCAAGAATGTCTACTTTACCGGTATCGTGCGCGACAAAATCGGACGGAAGATGTCGAAATCGCTCGGCAACTCGCCCGATGCTCTCGAACTCATCAAGACCTACGGCGCCGACGGCGTGCGCATGGGCCTCATGCTGGCCGCACCCGCAGGCAACGACATTCTCTATGACGATGCACTGTGCGAACAGGGCCGCAACTTCAACAACAAAATCTGGAACGCCTTCCGCCTGGTAAAAGGCTGGACCGTCGACGAGAAGCTCGAACAGCCGCAAACGGCACAAATCGCCGTCAAGTGGTTCGATGCCCAACTCAGCCGCACCCTGGCCGAGGTGAAAGACCTCTTCGGGAAATACCGTCTCTCCGAAGCCCTCATGGCCATATACCGCCTCTTCTGGGACGAGTTCTCGTCGTGGTACCTCGAAATGATCAAACCCGGCTATCAACAACCCATCGACCGCGCTACCTACGAGGCTACCCTCACCTACTTCGACGCCCTGCTGCGCATGCTGCACCCCTTCATGCCCTTCATCACCGAGGAGTTGTGGCAACACCTCTACGAGCGTAAAGAGGGCGAGAGCATCATGTATGCCCGTATGCCCGAGGCTCACCCGGTCGACGACGAAATCATCAACCGCTTCGAGACCACCAAGCAGATTGTAGCCGGCGTGCGCACCGTGCGTCTGCAAAAAGGCATTGTCAACAAAGAGCCGCTCACGCTGCAAATCATCGGAGCTCACGACCACACCAACGACTGCGTGCTCACCAAAATGACCAACCTCTCGTCCATCGAGACCATCGACGAGAAGGACCCCGCCGCAGCTTCGTTCCGCGTGCATGCCACCGAGTATGCCATACCGCTGGGCAACAACATCGACGTAGAAGCCGAGTTGAAGAAACTCGAAGGTGAGTTGAAATATGCCCAGGGATTCCTCAAAACCGTGATGGGCAAGCTCAACAACGAACGCTTCGTACAAAACGCCCCCGAAGCTGTCGTAGCCATGGAGCGGAAGAAGAAGGCCGATGCCGAAGAGAAAATCAAGTCGATTGAAGAGAGTATAGCCGCTCTCAAAAAATAA